In the Mesorhizobium sp. M1D.F.Ca.ET.043.01.1.1 genome, CCGAAACTTGCGCCGGAGAGATTGATGGCGCAGGTGGATATCGGCGTGGCGCGCGGGTCGGCAATTCTGGCCGCCAGCGTTCTGAACGTGTTGCGCACGACCCAGCGGTCGATCGACGGCATCAGCCCGTAACGTTCCGCCGCCGGAATGAAGCTTTGCGGCGTGACGTAGTTGCCGTCCTCGTCGGTCAGCCTGAGCAGGATCTCGATATGCGCGCCCGCCTCGTCGATATTCTCGTTCAGTGGGGCAATTTCCTGCGCATGCAGCCTGAAACGGTCCTCCTCGAGCGCGGCGTGCAGGCGCTGGACCCAGGCCATCTCGCCGAAGCGCTGGCGCAGCGCGCTATCGCTGTCGCTGTGGCGCTGGACGCGGTTGCGGCCCTTTTCCTTGGCCATGTAGCAGGCGACATCGGCGGCGCGCAGCACCTCCTCCAGCGACATTCCGCTATCGGCGATCTCGACCATGCCGATGCTGACGCTGACGTTGAAGGGCCTGCCTTCCCAGGAAAAATGCAGATCCTGGACGGTGGCGCGCAGCCGCTCCGCCGTGGCGATGGCGGAACAGCTGTCGCAATCGAACAGCAGCACGCCGAACTCGTCGCCGCCGAGCCTGGCCAGAATGTCGCCGGTGGGCAATTCGCTCAGGAGCAATACGGAAATCTGGCGCAGCAGTTGATCGCCCGCTGCGTGGCCGCAGGTGTCGTTGACCAGCTTGAACTGGTCAAGGTCGAGATACATCAGCGCATGGACGCGCGGTTTTTCCGGCGGCTGGGAAATCGCGCCTGCAAGCCGGCTCTCGAAGTCGCGGCGATTGGTGAGACCGGTGAGCGCATCGTGCGACGCCTGCCATGACAGACGCTCGATGAAGTCCTGCTCGCGGGTCATGTCATGCAGGGCGAGAACCGCGCCGACGATCTTGCCGGAGACGCTGAGCGGCGCGCCGTTGAGCGCGACAGGCACCACGGAGCGATCGGGGCGTTCCAGGAGTTGCGGCCGCACGTTGGAGCGACGCGGCTCGCCGGCCAGGAGGCGCGGAATCAGGTCCGTTTCCTCCACCCCGCTATCCTTGTCGATCAACCTGAACAGCGAGGCGGCAGGCTTGCCCTTGGCGGCGCCGAGAGGGCAGGCGAGCAGGCGCTCGGCGACGGCATTCATGTAATCGAGCCGCCCCGCCGCATCGGTGCTGATGACCGCCTGGCCGATTGAGGCCAGCGTGACCTGCGCGCGTTCGCGCTCGGCGTTCAAGGCGCTGCGGAATGCCTGCCGCTGCGCCATCAGCTTGCGCGTGCGCCATACCGCCAGCAGGATAAGCAGCGCCGCGGTGACGAGGTTGGCTGCCGTGAGCGCCATCTTGATGAAGCGCGAGCCTTCGCCGAGGCTTTCGGAAAAGGCCTTGGACAGGGGGCCGATCCGGTGGTCGAGCTGGTGGATGTCGGCTTTCCAGGCGACGATCTGCGCCTGCGAGGCCGGCCCCTGTTCGAGGCTTGCGTGCATGTCATCGCCGAGCCTGTCGATGGCGAGGATCATCTCGTCGGCCTCCGTCCAGCGGCGGATGGCGGCGTCGAGATAGCTCACGCCGCGGAAATTCTGGAACAGCCAGATCATGCCGGCAATGTCGTCGGCATGGTTGTTGCCGCCGAGGAAGCCCAGTCGCGCGGCGCTCGTGTCGGGGTCGGTCCTTTCAAGCGCGAGCCTGGCCGAGCGATCGGCGAGCGGCACGGCGATGGCCTGGCGGTATTCGCGGAAATATTCCGGCTTGCCGGTGTCGGCATAGAGGCTGAGGAAATAGATGGCTTGCTTCTGGCCTTTCGACCATTGGCTCTCGCCGCCGACATAGGCGCGAACGGCTGACAGCGTGTAGAGGCTGAGACTGGCCACCAGTGCCTGGATAAGGACGACCACAATGAAAGGCCAGACCAGCCCGATGAGGCGCGGGCTGGCATCCGTCGATGAGAGCTTCATCGCATTCCCATGGAGCTTGCCGTGACCCCGTCGGCGTCTGTCCGGCCGGTTCATCCGTCGGTTGAGACGATGGTGTTCCCCTCATGTCTGCCGGCAATTGGCGACAGCAATCCAGATAGCGTGCCTGGCTTAACGGCCGATGAATTCGCGCAGTATTTATTTTCGAAATTCTTCGACAAGCAAGTTGCGGCTTACGCCGCCTCGTACGGATATTTAAACGCTGAAATCGTCCGCGCGGCGGTGTTCCGCGTCGAATATCCGGAGACTGCGATTTTCGCGAGCCCGCGAGCCATGCTCGCCAGAACGAACGACGATGGACGGACGCCCGGCAGGTTCCGTCGGTCAGCGTTTGGCCTTGGATCTGTTCAGGGCCGCCGCTGCACGCACGAGAGCCTTCAACGCTTCCTCGTCGATCTCCTCGCCTTCGCGAAAATCGATGGCGCGCCTTGTGTTGCCTTCGAGGCTTGAGTTGAAGAGGCGTGAGGGATCCGGCAGCGCCGCGCCCTTGGCGAAGGTCAGCTTGACGACCGCCTTGTAGGTCTCGCCGGTGCAGATCATCCCGGCGTCCTCCCAGACCGGCACGCCGCGCCATTTCCACTCTTCGGTGACATCAGGATCGGCCTGCTTGATCAAGGCGCGCAGCCGGCCGAGCATCTCGCCCCGCCAGTCGCCCAATTCCGCGATACGGCCATCGATGAGTTCGGAAGGAGACTTGCTTCCCGGCGATCCGCTTTTCTCCATATCTGTTCTCCTCCCATGCTGGATAAATGGATCGCCATGGTGCCTCTTCAGGCGAAGCGCGCTTGATCAATAATTCGCCTACATTCGTTCGCCAGGCAATTGGCTTGCCTGCTTCACCCAGGAGACGAATTGCGCTTCGTCGAGCTGGTCGTCCTCATGGATATGAAAATAGCGCGTGTCCTTGCTCTTGGACTCTCCGGGCGGCACCGGCTTGAGCGACATGCCGCGAAGGAAGGCCACCTTGATGTATCTGGTGAAACAGTGAATGCCGAGAAACCAGCCTTCGCCTTCCATCCCGTAAAACGGCGAGTTCCATTTGACGGCCTTCTGGACGCCGGGAACGGCCTGCATGATGAGTTGGTCGAGCCGGCGTCCGACTTCGCTCTTCCAGCCCGGCATCGCCGCGATATAGGCTTGCACAGGAGCGTCGCCATAGCCCTTGGCGATCTGCGGGTTGCCGCCTGAAAGCAGCACGGGCTTCGCGCTCGAGGCGCCGGCGGCAACCTTCGGCGATTTCGCCTTCGTCATCAGGCCGATTCCACCCGCTCGCGCGCGCCGCGCCATCTTGCGGCATAAGGCAGCACGAACATGTAAAGGCCGCTGAACAGCAGCAGGAAAAGCGGCAGGAGCGGCGAATAGACCACCCAGGCGGGAGGCTCGCCCAATGCCATGGCGACGAAGTTGGCGATCACGGTCACGGTAAAGACGATCGACAGCCAGCGATGCAGCTGCCTGATCCACTTGCTCCAGTCCAATGCTGCCTCCTTTGAGAGAACCAATGAAACGTCTGCCTTACCAGCGCGCCAGCTGCGTGATCTGGATGAGATTGCCGCAGGTGTCGTTGAGCTGCGCGATGGTCGAGCCGGTCACCTCGGTCGGCGCCATGGCGAAGCTGCCGCCATTTGCCGTGATGCGCTCGTGGTCGCCCTTGATGTCGTCGGTGAACAGCATGAGCGCCGGCTGGCCCTGCCTGAAGATGGCCTGCTGGTAGGTCCTGGCCGCCGGATTGTCGTTCAGCGCCAGCTGCAGCTCGGTGCCGTCCGGGTCTTCCGGCGAGGCGACCGTCAGCCAGCGAAACGGCCCGTTGGTGAAATCGGCTTTCTTGGCGAAGCCCAGCACGTCGGTGTAGAAGCCAAGGGCCTTCTCCTGGTCGTCGACATAGATGCTTGTCAGCTTGATCTTCATGGCATGTCTCCATTGCTCGCGCTCGCAGGTTGCCACCCGCCAACAGTTTCCGCGTTTCTGAACCTTCGACGCGACCTCAGTCGATCCGCGCCAGCACCTCTTCCAGGGCCGCAAAGAACCTCGGCCAGCCAACGGTGGCGCCCCGGAAATACGGCTCCTGATCTGTCCGGAAGCCTGTCTGCTCCATGCGCAGGTGGGTGCCGGTGCCTGTCGGGGTGAGCGTCCAGGTGACGACGCTCTCCAGATCCTTGGTGTCCCAGGTGTAGGACAGCGTCTTGTTGGGCTCGATGGTCTGGACCTGGCACTCGACGCCGCCCCAGTCGGCGCTCAGTTCGAAACGGTGGTCCACGACCGGCTTGAAGTTGTTCTTCATCAGCCACTCCTCGATGAGATGCGGTTGGGTCAGCGCCCGCCAGATCTTTTCCGGCGGATAGGGAATCTCGCGCTCGACGACGACGCAGCGCGTTCCGGCCGGCATATCGTTCATTGATCCATCCTCTTCAGCAGATCCTCGAGATCGTCGAACCGGCTCTCCCAAAACCCCGCCATCTCGCGCGTCCAGTCCATCAGCGGCGCAAGCGCTGCAAGCTGCGCGCTGTAGTGGGTCTGCCGGCCCTCGTGGCGGTCGCGCACCAGCCCGGCTTCCTTGAGCAGGCCGAGATGCTTCGACACCGCCGGCTGCGAGACACCGGCCTGCGCCGTCAGCGCCCCGACCGTCTGCTCGCCTTGGCGGCACAGACGCTCAAAAATGGCGCGCCTTGTCGGATCGGCAAGCGTCCGGAAGAGCATATCGTGCGTGGCCGGCATCTGGATCAATAACTCGCTGGCTATTGATTGATCTATAACCATTGAGATATGTGTGAGTCAAGTGGGAGGGTGGAGCGGCATCCTCGTCACGGCTTTGTTGCGGACGCCGTCCCGTGCCGCAGCGTCTGGCTCAGCGCTTCCAGAAATCGCGGTGCGGTGCGAGCAGCTCGTCCGCGACTTCGGGAAAGGGGCCAAGAACCTCGATCTTTTTCTGGCCGGAGCCGAGCACGGTGCGCGAAGCGAGGCTCATCGTCGGATTTTCCGCGTGGTCCCCGGTCAGCGCGAGAAGGTCGGTCTCCTCGAAGCCGTAGACCAGCCGGCCGATATTCGCCCAGTAGAGCGTTCCGGTGCACATCGCGCAGGGCTCGCCGGTCGAGACCAGCGTGCAGGTCCAGAGAAAGGCCGGCGAATAGGCAGCCGCCGCGCGTCGCGCGAGTTCGGTCTCGGCGTGATGCACGGTGTCGATATTGCCTTGGCGCATCAGGATCGTGTCGTCGGGGCCGACCAGAACCGCACCGAACGGATGATGCCCGTGCGTCGCCGCCTCGCGTGCGACGGCGTCGGCGGACCGAAGGTGGGCGAGCATCTGATCGCGGGTCATGGCAAAACCCTACCGCGCCGACGAGCGGCTTTCGAGCCGACATTGCTGCCAGGGGATGCGATTGGCAAGAGCAACGGATAGAAAACCGCTCCGCGCTTTTCCTGGATTTGTTCAGTCGGCGGCGTCCGTGTCGAAGCTTGCCGCATCGAGCATCGAGGCGTCCTCGCCGAAGGCGCGGGTGGCGCGGGCGGCCGCCTCGAGCAGCGGGCGCTTCATGCGCGTGAGGAAGGCAGCGTCGACCCGCGTGTTCGGCCCGGCAAGCGTCAGCGCGCCGAGCAGCGTCCGCCCAGGTCCGAAAACCGGAGCGGAGATGCCGGCCGTCTGCGGATCGCGGTCGCCGATCGAAATGTAGCTGTAGGTTTTCCGGATCGTCTCGTAAGGCTCGCCCTCTTCACCCGAGAAGGCTGCAAGCACCCGGCCGCCGGAGCCCACCAGCAAAGGCAGCACGTCGCCTTCCCGGATCGTATAGCGGATCGGATGCTTGGACTCGACCCGGTAGAGGCAGGTGCGCACGTCGCCCGAGCGGACGTAGAAGGCGACGCTTTCCCAGCTCCGCTCGGAGAGATCGCGCATGATCGGCAGCAGGATATCCATCGCCACGACCGAGCGCTGATAGAGCGCGCCGAGCCTGAAGGTGGCCGGTCCGATACGGTAGCGCCCGTCTTCGAGCCGCTCCAGCAATTGCCCCCGCATCAGCGAGTTGGCAAGCCGCAGGATCGTGCTCTTGTAGAGGCCGGTGCGGGCCGCGATCTCGGCGAGGCCGAGCGACCGGTCGGCAATGGTGAAGGCGTCGAGGATTGCGATCGCGCGGTCGAGCGCGGCAACGCCATCGGCCGATTGCGGGCTGGTACGAGTGTCTGTCATCTCGGTGCAGATTTCATTGTGGCCGCCCAATCCGGGAGCGACACCGGACATGCGGATTTAGTCCGGTTCGTTGCGTTCTGTCCAGCAGAATGGCATTCCCGTTGACAGAACGCGGTAACAAATGCTTGAACTCGAATGCGGGTCTTAATTCAGGCCACGTCTTGGCAGGCACCGGAGGAGGTGTCGTGATTTGGAGGAATCCCATGCTGAACAGACGCAGATTCTTGACGACCACCGCCGCGGCCGGTGCTGCCGGTTTCGCCGCTTTGCACCTCACGCCAGCCTTTGCGCAGGACGCCCCGCAGATCCAGATCTTCGTGCCGGCGGCGCCCGGCGGCGGCTGGGACCAGACCGCGCGTACGATCGACCAGGTGCTGCGCTCCGAAAAACTGATCTCCGGCTCGCAGATCACCAATGTCGGCGGCGCCGGCGGCACGGTCGGCCTGCCGCAGTTCGTCAACCAGTGGAAGGGCAAGGGCAATTCGCTGATGGTCGCCGGCATGGTCATGGTCGGCGCCATCATCGCCAACAAGTCGGCCAACAACCTGACCGAAGTGACGCCGATCGCCCGCCTCACCGGCGAGTTCGAGGCGCTGGTGGTGCCGGCTGCCTCGCCGTTCAAGACGGCTAACGATTTCGTCGCGGCGCTCAAGGAGGATCCGACGAAGGTTCCGGTGGCCGGCGGTTCTGCAGGCGGTTCCGACCACATCCTGTTCGGCCTGATCGCCAAGACGGCCGGCGTGCCTGCCGCCAACCTGTCCTATGTGCCGTTCGCCGGCGGCGGCGAGGCGCTGTCGGCGCTGCTCGGCAACCAGGTCTCAGCCGGCATTTCCGGCTATGGCGAATTCTCCGAGCAGGTCAAGGCCGGCGCGCTCAGGCTGTTGGCGATCTCGTCGGACAAGCGCCAGGAAGGCATCGACGCGCCGACGCTGAAAGAAGCCGGCATCGATGTCGAATTGTTCAACTGGCGCGGCGTCTTCGCCCCGCCCGGCGTTTCCGACGACGACAAGGCAGCGATGATCAAGCTGGTCGAGACCATGGCCAAGAGCGATGCCTGGGCGACCGAGTGCAAGAACCGCAACTGGACGCCGATCCTTTTGACCGGCGACGACTATGCCAAGTTCGTCGCCGAGGATACCGCCCGCATCGGCGCCATCCTCAAGGATCTCGGTCTCGCCTGAGCCGGTTTCCGCCTGATCTCGAGGGAGGCCGCATCGCCTCCTTCGAGACGGCGTGGACATGTGGCGGTTCAGGAATGAAACTGCGGCGATGCCGGTAGTGGAAGGCCGGCCATCCGGGGAGGAGATCATGAGCACCAGCGACCAGCCGGCGTCACCGCCGCGCCCTGCCATACCCGAATTGCTGATCGGCATCGGGCTCCTCGCCTGCGCCGGCGCCGTTGCCTGGCAGACCCTGGCGATCCCGGCGTCGCCGCTCTATTCCAAGGTCGGCCCGAGGGTCTTTCCCTATATCACCATGACCGGGATGATCGTGCTTTCCCTGCTGCTCATCCTTGCCGGCCTGCGCGGCGGCTGGCAGCCGGAGGAAGAAAAGGAAACGCCGACCGACTGGAAGGCGATGGGCCTGGTGGTTGCCGGCCTTGTCGCCAATCTCCTGCTCATCCAGCCTCTCGGCTTCACCGTCGCCTCGGTGATCATGTTCGTGCTGGTCTGCTTCGGCTTCGGCAGCCGGCATCCGCTGCGCGATGCGTTGCTCGGCCTGGTGCTTGCGCTGGCGGCCTATTTCGGCTTCGCCAGGGCGCTCGGCGTCAACATCGGCGCCGGCCTGATCGAGAACCAGCTCAATGCGCTGATCAACGCCGTCCTCGGTGTCGGGAAAGGCTGAGACGATGGACACGCTCGGTTATCTCGCGCACGGATTCGCGGTCGCCTTCACGCCGACCAATCTGTTGTGGTGCCTGCTCGGCACGACGCTCGGAACCGCGATCGGCGTGCTGCCCGGCCTCGGGCCGGCGTTGACCATCGCGCTGCTTTTGCCGATCACCTACCAGGTGGCGCCGGAAGCTTCCTTCATCTTGTTTGCCGGCATTTATTACGGCGCCATGTATGGCGGCTCGACGACGTCGATCCTGCTCAACACGCCAGGCGAAAGCGCCACCATCGTCACCGCGCTCGAGGGCAACCGGATGGCGCGCTCGGGCCGCGGCGGCGCGGCGCTCGCGACCTCCGCGATCGGCTCGTTCGTGGCCGGCACCATCGGCACGCTGGGCGTCGCCTTCCTGGCGCCGATCGTAGTCAAATTCGCGCTGGCCTTCGGGCCGGCGGAGTACTTCTCGCTGATGGTGCTCGCCTTCATCACCGTTTCGGCGGTGCTCGGCTCGTCTTCGGTGCGGGGACTCACCAGCCTCTTCGTCGGCTTCGTCATCGGCATGATCGGCGTCGACCTGCAGACCGGGCAGCCGCGCTTCACCTTCGGCATGGGCGAGCTGCTCGACGGCGTCGACGTCATCGTCGTCGCGGTCGGCCTCTTCGCGGTCGGCGAGACGCTCTACATGGC is a window encoding:
- a CDS encoding EAL domain-containing protein — protein: MKLSSTDASPRLIGLVWPFIVVVLIQALVASLSLYTLSAVRAYVGGESQWSKGQKQAIYFLSLYADTGKPEYFREYRQAIAVPLADRSARLALERTDPDTSAARLGFLGGNNHADDIAGMIWLFQNFRGVSYLDAAIRRWTEADEMILAIDRLGDDMHASLEQGPASQAQIVAWKADIHQLDHRIGPLSKAFSESLGEGSRFIKMALTAANLVTAALLILLAVWRTRKLMAQRQAFRSALNAERERAQVTLASIGQAVISTDAAGRLDYMNAVAERLLACPLGAAKGKPAASLFRLIDKDSGVEETDLIPRLLAGEPRRSNVRPQLLERPDRSVVPVALNGAPLSVSGKIVGAVLALHDMTREQDFIERLSWQASHDALTGLTNRRDFESRLAGAISQPPEKPRVHALMYLDLDQFKLVNDTCGHAAGDQLLRQISVLLLSELPTGDILARLGGDEFGVLLFDCDSCSAIATAERLRATVQDLHFSWEGRPFNVSVSIGMVEIADSGMSLEEVLRAADVACYMAKEKGRNRVQRHSDSDSALRQRFGEMAWVQRLHAALEEDRFRLHAQEIAPLNENIDEAGAHIEILLRLTDEDGNYVTPQSFIPAAERYGLMPSIDRWVVRNTFRTLAARIADPRATPISTCAINLSGASFGDENFLGFMREQFAAYGIAPGTICLEITETSAIANLTEAMRFIADLRGLGCRFALDDFGSGMSSFAYLKHLPVDYLKIDGSFVKDMLDDRIDRAIVEMIHHIGKVTGKRTIAEFVESQGIIEALRTIGVDHAQGYGVARPQPFDATTFLRGRRIDRGAPADAWEDLAQTLRRKAG
- a CDS encoding DUF1801 domain-containing protein — encoded protein: MEKSGSPGSKSPSELIDGRIAELGDWRGEMLGRLRALIKQADPDVTEEWKWRGVPVWEDAGMICTGETYKAVVKLTFAKGAALPDPSRLFNSSLEGNTRRAIDFREGEEIDEEALKALVRAAAALNRSKAKR
- a CDS encoding DUF1801 domain-containing protein, producing the protein MTKAKSPKVAAGASSAKPVLLSGGNPQIAKGYGDAPVQAYIAAMPGWKSEVGRRLDQLIMQAVPGVQKAVKWNSPFYGMEGEGWFLGIHCFTRYIKVAFLRGMSLKPVPPGESKSKDTRYFHIHEDDQLDEAQFVSWVKQASQLPGERM
- a CDS encoding VOC family protein, with product MKIKLTSIYVDDQEKALGFYTDVLGFAKKADFTNGPFRWLTVASPEDPDGTELQLALNDNPAARTYQQAIFRQGQPALMLFTDDIKGDHERITANGGSFAMAPTEVTGSTIAQLNDTCGNLIQITQLARW
- a CDS encoding SRPBCC domain-containing protein, with the protein product MNDMPAGTRCVVVEREIPYPPEKIWRALTQPHLIEEWLMKNNFKPVVDHRFELSADWGGVECQVQTIEPNKTLSYTWDTKDLESVVTWTLTPTGTGTHLRMEQTGFRTDQEPYFRGATVGWPRFFAALEEVLARID
- a CDS encoding metalloregulator ArsR/SmtB family transcription factor, which gives rise to MPATHDMLFRTLADPTRRAIFERLCRQGEQTVGALTAQAGVSQPAVSKHLGLLKEAGLVRDRHEGRQTHYSAQLAALAPLMDWTREMAGFWESRFDDLEDLLKRMDQ
- a CDS encoding nucleoside deaminase, giving the protein MTRDQMLAHLRSADAVAREAATHGHHPFGAVLVGPDDTILMRQGNIDTVHHAETELARRAAAAYSPAFLWTCTLVSTGEPCAMCTGTLYWANIGRLVYGFEETDLLALTGDHAENPTMSLASRTVLGSGQKKIEVLGPFPEVADELLAPHRDFWKR
- a CDS encoding IclR family transcriptional regulator; protein product: MTDTRTSPQSADGVAALDRAIAILDAFTIADRSLGLAEIAARTGLYKSTILRLANSLMRGQLLERLEDGRYRIGPATFRLGALYQRSVVAMDILLPIMRDLSERSWESVAFYVRSGDVRTCLYRVESKHPIRYTIREGDVLPLLVGSGGRVLAAFSGEEGEPYETIRKTYSYISIGDRDPQTAGISAPVFGPGRTLLGALTLAGPNTRVDAAFLTRMKRPLLEAAARATRAFGEDASMLDAASFDTDAAD
- a CDS encoding tripartite tricarboxylate transporter substrate-binding protein; amino-acid sequence: MLNRRRFLTTTAAAGAAGFAALHLTPAFAQDAPQIQIFVPAAPGGGWDQTARTIDQVLRSEKLISGSQITNVGGAGGTVGLPQFVNQWKGKGNSLMVAGMVMVGAIIANKSANNLTEVTPIARLTGEFEALVVPAASPFKTANDFVAALKEDPTKVPVAGGSAGGSDHILFGLIAKTAGVPAANLSYVPFAGGGEALSALLGNQVSAGISGYGEFSEQVKAGALRLLAISSDKRQEGIDAPTLKEAGIDVELFNWRGVFAPPGVSDDDKAAMIKLVETMAKSDAWATECKNRNWTPILLTGDDYAKFVAEDTARIGAILKDLGLA
- a CDS encoding tripartite tricarboxylate transporter TctB family protein, with protein sequence MSTSDQPASPPRPAIPELLIGIGLLACAGAVAWQTLAIPASPLYSKVGPRVFPYITMTGMIVLSLLLILAGLRGGWQPEEEKETPTDWKAMGLVVAGLVANLLLIQPLGFTVASVIMFVLVCFGFGSRHPLRDALLGLVLALAAYFGFARALGVNIGAGLIENQLNALINAVLGVGKG